Proteins encoded together in one Streptomyces sp. NA04227 window:
- a CDS encoding site-specific integrase translates to MAYVQPLKNKHGEVTSYRVKWRAGGARDGDWQGERFDDETSAGVFKDAVDEAGQQWPAGWVKGQGYVDQNAADPDEKRYRFREFATNLVENKTGIEEHYRQACFRDLDRYVHPTFGECDVRSTEHFSKDTVRAWVRKLEKTKVHRGQVPKTGTGKLRPMSPKTIRNLHGLLSNILDEAVKAEPPLRARNPCEGTRLPRADDDGGEDGEDVEFLTPDEVAGVISCLERRSDQLLAQVKYGTGMRWSEVTCLAPECLIDWDTAEPKIKVKRAWKRDGAGGYKVGIPKSKRSRRTIRVSWGVVEAANELGGDDREHPTRLYFTGEQGQRLHYSTFHGRWQRAVKRAKAQGLLSRQKRPTPHDLRHSHAAVLLSEGRGLTYVQRRLGHESIKTTSDTYGHLLPEADDAAMDIIDRSLGRGGPGVVDEVLAADAATGDRSRVHVVHFDGEFSTHVEAFWKRGDAKAVADQWQIDHPDDTVRVETMAADWWRRQQTNGLKDVREGMPGRARVWWGGALYNADGSELRTGVDLEDVAARWVWEWEERYTEKDAVSRVRHEDGIAALTRAEAWGVDLEKVQESFARAREEALAACAAHPALSVGGGFAEDSPVE, encoded by the coding sequence CGAGACCTCGGCCGGAGTGTTCAAGGACGCGGTGGACGAGGCCGGGCAGCAGTGGCCGGCCGGGTGGGTCAAGGGCCAGGGCTACGTCGACCAGAACGCCGCCGATCCTGACGAGAAGCGTTACCGCTTCCGGGAGTTCGCGACCAACCTCGTCGAGAACAAGACCGGCATTGAGGAGCACTACCGGCAGGCGTGCTTCCGCGACCTCGACCGATACGTGCACCCGACGTTCGGCGAGTGCGACGTGCGCAGCACGGAGCACTTCAGCAAGGACACCGTGCGGGCGTGGGTACGGAAGTTGGAGAAGACGAAGGTGCACCGCGGGCAGGTGCCGAAGACGGGCACCGGCAAGCTGCGGCCCATGTCTCCGAAGACGATCCGCAACCTGCATGGGCTGCTGAGCAACATCCTCGACGAGGCCGTGAAGGCGGAGCCGCCGCTGCGGGCCCGCAACCCCTGCGAGGGCACGCGGCTGCCGCGCGCGGACGATGACGGTGGGGAAGACGGCGAGGATGTGGAGTTCCTGACGCCGGATGAGGTCGCGGGTGTCATCTCCTGCCTTGAGCGCCGCAGCGACCAGCTCCTCGCGCAGGTGAAGTACGGCACCGGCATGCGATGGTCCGAAGTAACGTGCCTGGCACCTGAGTGCCTGATCGACTGGGACACCGCCGAGCCGAAGATCAAGGTAAAGCGGGCGTGGAAACGGGACGGGGCGGGCGGCTACAAGGTCGGCATCCCGAAGTCCAAGCGCAGTCGACGCACAATCCGCGTGTCCTGGGGCGTAGTGGAGGCGGCGAACGAGCTCGGCGGCGACGACCGAGAGCACCCCACGCGGCTGTACTTCACGGGGGAGCAGGGCCAGCGGCTGCACTACTCGACGTTCCATGGCCGGTGGCAGCGCGCGGTGAAGCGGGCCAAAGCGCAAGGGCTCCTGTCACGGCAGAAGCGGCCGACGCCACACGACCTGAGGCACAGCCATGCGGCCGTACTGCTGTCGGAAGGGCGCGGACTGACGTACGTGCAGCGCCGGTTGGGGCACGAGTCCATCAAGACGACCTCGGACACGTACGGGCACTTGCTGCCCGAGGCGGACGATGCGGCTATGGACATCATCGACCGGTCGTTGGGCCGGGGCGGGCCCGGTGTCGTCGACGAGGTCCTGGCGGCGGACGCGGCCACCGGTGACCGCAGTCGTGTGCACGTCGTGCACTTCGACGGCGAGTTCTCCACCCACGTCGAGGCGTTCTGGAAGCGGGGCGATGCGAAGGCGGTCGCCGACCAGTGGCAGATCGATCACCCCGATGACACCGTGCGCGTCGAGACGATGGCGGCCGACTGGTGGCGCCGCCAGCAGACCAACGGACTCAAGGACGTCAGGGAGGGGATGCCCGGCCGTGCCCGGGTCTGGTGGGGAGGGGCGCTCTACAACGCCGACGGGTCGGAGTTGCGCACTGGCGTGGACCTGGAGGACGTCGCGGCCCGGTGGGTGTGGGAGTGGGAGGAGCGGTACACCGAGAAGGACGCGGTCTCGCGCGTGCGACACGAGGACGGTATCGCGGCACTGACCCGGGCCGAGGCGTGGGGAGTCGATCTGGAGAAGGTCCAGGAATCGTTCGCAAGGGCGCGGGAGGAAGCGCTGGCGGCCTGTGCCGCGCATCCGGCGCTGTCCGTCGGCGGGGGCTTCGCCGAGGACTCGCCGGTCGAGTAG
- a CDS encoding helix-turn-helix transcriptional regulator: MENHPQAPGETPSARFGALVTDLATKAGYDLSPRAGGKAALARDIGSMSASAVSRMIDGKTLPMPHQLEGIAQALHVDVRTLLVTAGVISDKSWPKDENSQVRSVTQQSQPISPEDAANAWGITDLGIRSMLIGSIQQAIRLQAEVDGRRDTGREAARG, from the coding sequence ATGGAAAACCACCCCCAAGCACCAGGGGAGACACCCTCGGCGCGATTCGGCGCACTCGTCACCGACCTGGCCACCAAGGCCGGATATGACCTCTCCCCAAGGGCCGGTGGCAAGGCGGCACTTGCCAGGGACATTGGCAGCATGAGTGCGTCCGCTGTCAGCCGCATGATCGATGGCAAAACCCTCCCGATGCCTCACCAGCTCGAAGGCATCGCCCAGGCGCTGCACGTGGACGTGAGGACACTCCTCGTGACTGCCGGAGTAATTTCAGACAAAAGCTGGCCAAAAGACGAAAATTCGCAGGTACGCTCTGTTACTCAACAGTCACAGCCGATCTCCCCAGAGGATGCGGCAAATGCCTGGGGCATCACCGACCTCGGCATCCGCAGCATGCTCATCGGCAGCATCCAGCAGGCGATCCGTCTGCAAGCTGAGGTCGACGGCCGCCGAGACACCGGGAGGGAGGCAGCAAGGGGGTAA